The Flavobacterium johnsoniae genomic sequence ACGGCTGTATTTACTATCGATAATAGCGCTTCCAATTTTACCAAGCTGACTATCTGTAACCGTCGCTAAAGTTGCAGATTGAGAAGATGCTCCATCCATCAAAGCTTCTTTTTGGTAAGCTGCACGAATAGCATCTCTTGAATCATTATTGGCAACGTGTCCGATCTCGTGTCCGATTACAGCAATTAATTCATTATCATCCATAATATCCATCAAACCTGAATAAACACGAACACTTCCGTCTGCAGTTGCAAAAGCATTTACTTCTTTCAGTTTATAGACTTTATAATTTAAAGTAAATCCGTCGCCAGAAGCATGTTTTCCAAAAACTCGATTTAATCTTAGAGTATAGCCGTCTGTTGGCCCTGCAATTTCATGTTCTGCATCTAATTTATCGACAGCTTCTTTAGATAATTTAGCTGCATCTGCATTACTAAAAGTAAAACCAGTAACTCCTTTTTGAACAGCCCCAATGGCTTTCTCTCCAAAATTAATCTGTGCATTCATTTTAGAAACCCCAAAAGATGCTAATAAAATTCCTAATACAATAAATTTCTTTTTCATTTTTACCTATATTAATTTAACACCAAATGTACTACAAAAGAATCGTGCCAGTATTATATAAATTCGTTTTTTTTAACATTTAAAGATATAAATTTTAAAGCATTAAATATCAAAACATTGCCATAATTATTCTTTAAAGCAGATTTTTTAAACGGAAATATATTTTTAAAATTCAAATAATAACTTAAGTGCACTTATTTAACTTTTTTATTACATATAATTAAACCGTACTAATACTTGTTTTACTATTCAATCATTAAATTAAATCCTAAAGAAATCTTCAAATAAACTACATTCCGTATCTTTGTGTTTTGAATATTGATATATGGAAACAGTCGCTGAAAATATACAGACCACAAAACCTAAGTGGTTAAAAGTAAAATTACCCATCGGACAAAAATATACTGAACTTAGAGGTTTAGTTGATAAATACAGTTTAAATACCATTTGTACTTCAGGAAGCTGCCCAAATATGGGAGAATGCTGGGGAGAAGGAACAGCGACTTTCATGATTTTAGGAAATGTTTGTACTCGCTCGTGCGGGTTCTGCGGCGTAAAAACAGGCAGACCTGAAACGGTAGATTGGGACGAACCTGAAAAAGTAGCGCGTTCTATCAAAATAATGAACATTAAACACGCTGTTGTTACAAGTGTAGACAGAGATGACTTGAAAGATGGAGGTTCTATTATTTGGATGGAAACCGTTAGAGCTATTCGTAGAATGAATCCGCAAACTACTCTTGAAACTTTAATTCCTGATTTTCAAGGAATGGAAAGGAATCTAGATCGTATTGTTGAAGCTAATCCTGAAGTGGTTTCTCATAATATGGAAACGGTACGTCGTTTAACTCGTGAAGTTCGTATTCAAGCAAAATATGACAGAAGTTTAGAAGTGTTGCGTTATTTAAAAGAAAAAGGCATCAACAGAACTAAATCTGGAATTATGCTTGGTCTTGGAGAAACTGAAGAAGAAGTTTTTCAGACCATGACCGATTTAAGAAATGCAAATGTTGATGTTGTTACTATTGGACAATACTTACAGCCAAGTAAAAAACATCTTCCTGTAAAAGAATTTATTACGCCTGAACAATTTGCTCGATACGAACAATTTGGCCTTGAGTTAGGTTTCAGACATGTTGAAAGCGGACCTCTTGTTCGTTCTTCATATAAAGCACAAAAACACATTTTATAAAAAAAGTTTAATCGTTTGATCGTTTAATTGTTAAACCGATTAAGCGATTAAACTGTTAATCGAATAAATTAAAAATTGAAAACAAGAATTGCCATTAATGGATTTGGAAGAATTGGAAGAAATCTATTCCGTCTTCTTCTGAATCATCCTGAAATCGAAGTTGTTGCTATTAACGACATTGCCGACAATAAAACTATGTCGCATTTAATTAAATATGACAGTATTCACGGAGTTTTACCATTTGAAGTCAGTCATGACGAAAATAGCATTATTGTAGACGGAAGGCATTTTTTCTTTTTTCACGAAAAGAGTATTTCCAACTTAGATTGGAAATCGCATTCAATTGATATCGTTATCGAATCGACAGGAAAATACAAAACTCACGAAGAATTAAACGCGCATCTTGAGGTTGGAGCTAAAAAAGTTATACTTTCTGCACCTTCAGAAGTTGACACCATAAAAACCGTCGTTCTTGGAGTTAATGAAAATATTTTGGATGGAAACGAAAACATAGTTTCTAATGCAAGCTGCACAACAAATAATGCCGCTCCGATGATAAAAATAATCGAGGAATTATGCGGAATTGAGCAAGCTTACATTACAACTATCCATTCTTTTACAACAGACCAAAGTCTTCACGACCAGCCCCATAAGGATTTAAGACGTGCAAGAGGCGCAAGTCAGTC encodes the following:
- the lipA gene encoding lipoyl synthase, producing METVAENIQTTKPKWLKVKLPIGQKYTELRGLVDKYSLNTICTSGSCPNMGECWGEGTATFMILGNVCTRSCGFCGVKTGRPETVDWDEPEKVARSIKIMNIKHAVVTSVDRDDLKDGGSIIWMETVRAIRRMNPQTTLETLIPDFQGMERNLDRIVEANPEVVSHNMETVRRLTREVRIQAKYDRSLEVLRYLKEKGINRTKSGIMLGLGETEEEVFQTMTDLRNANVDVVTIGQYLQPSKKHLPVKEFITPEQFARYEQFGLELGFRHVESGPLVRSSYKAQKHIL
- a CDS encoding M48 family metalloprotease; the protein is MKKKFIVLGILLASFGVSKMNAQINFGEKAIGAVQKGVTGFTFSNADAAKLSKEAVDKLDAEHEIAGPTDGYTLRLNRVFGKHASGDGFTLNYKVYKLKEVNAFATADGSVRVYSGLMDIMDDNELIAVIGHEIGHVANNDSRDAIRAAYQKEALMDGASSQSATLATVTDSQLGKIGSAIIDSKYSRKQESEADLFAYNFMKKNGYDVNAEESAFRILAKMSEGSQASFIDQMMSSHPDSKKRADDAKKRAEKDGVYKPYVHQKIVNTAPAATTTKKATTTKKTTTTKKK
- the gap gene encoding type I glyceraldehyde-3-phosphate dehydrogenase; translated protein: MKTRIAINGFGRIGRNLFRLLLNHPEIEVVAINDIADNKTMSHLIKYDSIHGVLPFEVSHDENSIIVDGRHFFFFHEKSISNLDWKSHSIDIVIESTGKYKTHEELNAHLEVGAKKVILSAPSEVDTIKTVVLGVNENILDGNENIVSNASCTTNNAAPMIKIIEELCGIEQAYITTIHSFTTDQSLHDQPHKDLRRARGASQSIVPTTTGAAKALTKIFPKLHNKMGGCGIRVPVPDGSLTDITFNVKRAVTIEEINKAFKEASKTNLKGILDYTEDPIVSVDVIGNRHSCLFDAQLTSVIDKMVKVVGWYDNEIGYSSRLIDLILLIRKK